A stretch of the Acidobacteriota bacterium genome encodes the following:
- a CDS encoding acyl-CoA thioesterase: MTPPGASHHVDIDLRVRYAETDRMGVAHHSVHLVWFEMGRTEFCRAAGFSYADLERLENIYLVVAEARCRYKAPVTYDDLIRVRTRLDPVSARLLRFRYEVFHVGPDRLVAEGETTHVPIDRTGRRTTVPAPYATMLAAWSRPADAR, translated from the coding sequence ATGACGCCCCCCGGCGCCTCCCACCACGTGGACATCGACCTGCGCGTACGCTACGCCGAGACGGACCGCATGGGCGTCGCCCACCACAGTGTGCACCTTGTCTGGTTCGAGATGGGCCGAACCGAGTTCTGTCGTGCGGCGGGGTTTTCCTACGCTGATCTGGAACGCCTGGAAAACATCTACCTGGTGGTCGCCGAGGCCCGTTGTCGGTACAAGGCGCCGGTGACCTACGACGATCTCATCCGCGTCCGTACCCGCCTCGATCCGGTCAGCGCGCGGCTGCTCCGGTTCCGCTATGAGGTGTTTCACGTTGGTCCGGACCGCCTCGTCGCCGAAGGGGAAACCACCCATGTCCCGATCGACCGGACGGGCCGCCGAACCACCGTTCCGGCGCCGTACGCCACGATGCTGGCCGCCTGGAGCCGGCCGGCCGACGCCCGCTGA
- a CDS encoding insulinase family protein: MTVRHHFLLALAVLVILSPAAAPAATGTEPAIPKVTHRTLLNDMTVASVSLHQDRFVAHLLVTSGTVFDPPGKGGTAHITGQYLKTILRQRAEIEWAPRDLAQLPLAFDEAVDVDGIRLTVSGPPAMLETAVRLLADTVIQPAFEPETFRTIRDAIRLEDIRIEDQPQEVARYEWQRLVFTPFPYGNPPRGTPQSVGAIELDDIIRFFRRCVTPSRSLLLISSPAAASELRRLASQYFGPWIKSEAPDYQFQPPRPDPAVRTQAVRLPGTATACAVIGAESVRRKHEDGLTGELLARVLQQRLHPWLAEHPDVEAAVEADTRMLRGAFRISLSGHPAGLEPAAAEVLRQLREIAAGRFSEEEFQEASHRLAAERSRRLADPDALLRELLEVEWFRLGTRHLATFDERLALVIKEDLRYFAGHYLADERLKAVLVTGGDIPPAAWPAALQPVAARTWGQDR, encoded by the coding sequence GTGACGGTTCGGCATCATTTTCTGCTGGCGCTTGCGGTGCTGGTCATCTTATCGCCTGCCGCGGCGCCGGCCGCCACCGGCACCGAGCCGGCCATCCCGAAGGTGACCCACCGCACGCTGCTCAACGACATGACCGTCGCGTCCGTATCGCTGCACCAGGACCGGTTCGTGGCGCACCTGCTGGTAACCAGCGGCACGGTCTTCGATCCGCCGGGCAAGGGCGGCACGGCCCACATCACCGGCCAGTACCTGAAGACAATCCTGCGCCAGCGCGCCGAGATCGAGTGGGCGCCGCGCGATCTGGCCCAGCTCCCCCTGGCGTTCGACGAGGCGGTCGATGTCGACGGCATCCGGCTCACCGTGTCGGGTCCACCGGCCATGCTGGAAACCGCGGTGCGGCTGCTGGCCGATACCGTGATCCAACCCGCTTTCGAACCCGAAACATTCCGGACGATACGCGACGCCATTCGGCTCGAGGACATCCGCATCGAGGACCAGCCGCAGGAGGTGGCCCGCTACGAGTGGCAGCGGCTGGTGTTCACCCCCTTCCCCTACGGCAACCCGCCGCGTGGGACGCCGCAGTCGGTGGGCGCGATCGAGCTGGACGACATCATCCGATTCTTTCGCCGTTGCGTGACTCCCAGCCGCTCCCTGCTGTTGATCTCGTCGCCCGCGGCGGCGTCCGAGCTGCGGCGCCTGGCCAGCCAGTATTTCGGTCCCTGGATCAAGAGCGAGGCACCGGACTACCAGTTCCAGCCTCCTCGGCCGGACCCGGCGGTCCGCACCCAGGCGGTGCGGCTGCCCGGAACCGCGACCGCCTGCGCGGTCATCGGCGCCGAGAGCGTCCGCCGCAAGCACGAGGACGGACTGACCGGCGAGCTGCTCGCTCGGGTGCTGCAGCAGCGCCTGCACCCCTGGCTGGCGGAGCACCCGGACGTCGAGGCGGCCGTCGAGGCCGACACACGCATGCTGCGCGGCGCGTTCCGCATCAGCCTCAGCGGCCATCCCGCCGGGCTCGAGCCGGCGGCGGCGGAGGTCCTGCGCCAGCTTCGGGAGATCGCCGCCGGCCGGTTCTCCGAGGAGGAGTTCCAGGAAGCCAGCCACCGCCTGGCCGCCGAGCGGAGCCGACGCCTGGCCGATCCCGACGCCCTGCTCCGCGAGCTGCTCGAGGTGGAGTGGTTCCGGCTGGGCACCCGGCATCTGGCGACGTTCGACGAACGGCTGGCACTGGTGATCAAGGAGGACCTGCGCTACTTCGCTGGACACTACCTCGCCGACGAGCGGCTCAAGGCGGTCCTCGTGACGGGCGGAGACATTCCGCCGGCCGCCTGGCCGGCCGCTCTTCAGCCGGTGGCCGCCCGAACATGGGGCCAGGACCGATGA
- a CDS encoding RsmB/NOP family class I SAM-dependent RNA methyltransferase: protein MITLQTLKEMQAALQAVLEEGAYLRDALSRVLRGRELSAAERAWIRETLYRAVQLKNRYWTQLEAFAAEHPGKDESVMDIRLVITSQQREKRDLLAVDRHVQALLRPKSRVRKFVEFLDANPPGRLFPSLKQEPLEHLWRFHSHPLWLVRKWLGSLSPEDVLKLCRFNNGPPEAVLRVNPLKNSREELLARLAEAGARCVPDPVAPLAIRADHRFDPLTQPGYREGRFTLQSVSSQLVCLYVNPKPGQRVLDYCAGEGGKTLLLAHLMKGRGEVHAHDAQGWRLRNLQLRARREGVGNVRLGGLREIRNLAGRFDLVLLDVPCSGSGNLRHQPELRWKLQPGDLNRFNRQQLEILEEAAPLAAPGGLLAYVTCSLFREENHKVISRFLRTHPDWSLVRPADHLTRQHAKNFWLPADALKPFTGPDYFEVLPHRDNLPAMFCAILKRESGHNTEDVARG from the coding sequence GTGATCACGCTTCAGACGCTCAAGGAGATGCAGGCCGCCCTGCAGGCCGTGCTCGAGGAAGGGGCCTATCTGCGGGACGCGCTCAGCCGCGTGCTGCGGGGCCGGGAGCTGTCGGCGGCGGAGCGGGCCTGGATCCGGGAGACTCTTTACCGGGCCGTCCAGCTCAAGAACCGGTACTGGACCCAACTCGAGGCGTTTGCGGCCGAGCACCCCGGCAAGGACGAATCAGTCATGGATATCCGGCTGGTCATCACCAGCCAGCAGCGGGAGAAGCGGGACCTGCTGGCGGTGGACCGCCACGTGCAGGCGCTGCTGCGGCCCAAGTCGCGCGTCCGCAAGTTCGTCGAATTCCTCGACGCAAATCCGCCCGGCCGGTTGTTCCCGTCGCTCAAGCAGGAGCCGCTGGAGCATCTGTGGCGGTTCCATTCCCATCCCCTCTGGCTGGTGCGGAAGTGGCTGGGCAGTCTCTCGCCGGAAGATGTGCTCAAGCTCTGCCGCTTCAACAACGGGCCGCCGGAGGCCGTGCTGCGGGTCAATCCGCTGAAAAACTCCCGGGAGGAGCTGCTGGCGCGACTGGCCGAGGCGGGCGCGCGCTGCGTCCCCGACCCGGTGGCGCCGCTGGCGATCCGGGCGGACCACCGCTTCGATCCGCTCACCCAGCCCGGCTACCGCGAGGGCCGCTTCACCCTGCAGAGCGTGTCGTCGCAGCTGGTGTGCCTCTATGTCAACCCGAAACCCGGCCAGCGGGTGCTGGACTACTGTGCCGGCGAGGGGGGCAAGACACTGCTGCTGGCCCACCTGATGAAGGGGCGGGGCGAGGTGCACGCCCACGACGCCCAGGGCTGGCGCCTGCGCAACCTGCAGCTCCGGGCCCGGCGAGAGGGTGTGGGCAACGTCCGCCTGGGCGGCCTGCGCGAAATCCGGAATCTCGCCGGCCGGTTCGACCTGGTGCTGCTGGACGTCCCCTGCTCGGGGAGCGGCAATCTGCGCCACCAGCCGGAGCTGCGGTGGAAGCTGCAGCCCGGCGACCTGAACCGGTTCAACCGCCAGCAGCTCGAGATCCTGGAGGAGGCGGCGCCGCTGGCCGCGCCCGGCGGACTGCTCGCCTACGTCACCTGCTCGTTGTTTCGGGAGGAGAACCACAAGGTAATCAGCCGGTTTCTCCGCACCCATCCCGACTGGTCTCTGGTCAGGCCGGCTGACCATCTGACCCGGCAGCACGCCAAGAACTTCTGGCTTCCGGCCGACGCGCTCAAGCCCTTCACCGGACCCGACTACTTTGAGGTCCTGCCCCACCGGGACAACCTGCCGGCCATGTTCTGCGCGATCTTGAAACGGGAGAGCGGGCATAACACGGAAGACGTAGCTCGCGGCTAG
- a CDS encoding serine/threonine protein kinase, whose translation MPQCPVCRADVTGTAGSCPSCGISFDDRLRDAEEAGLAATLSPVPYSSGSRPSRSAGGTKTPVDPGFAPGTVFADRYRIVTRLGVGGMGEVYQADDLKLGQTVALKFLARDLEANPRLLELFRSEVRLAREVTHPNVCRVHDIGEAEGRHFLTMERVDGEDLGSLLKRIGRLPGEKALQVARQLCAGLAAAHDQGVLHRDLKPANIMLDGRGTVRITDFGLALLAGECDREVAGTPAYMAPELFDGQAATVRSDIYALGLVLYEVFTGHRAFDGKTYLDMRRQQAENTPSTPSALVPDLDPAVERVIARCMDKDPALRQASVAQVAAALPGGDPLVAALAAGETPSPELVAAAGETGTIRPRKAWIALAGIALALVAAALLWPLSSSHGLARLVMGPEALAGRCRDIARTLGYDTPGDQAAWFETERAFIDLHLQAGPSTIQRRTLPESRPGTVTLHYRETPRAFELPAFLTRVSDVQPPHTDPGMVDVQVDGRGRLMRFRAVPPSRTEPPAPVKPADWAVLFRQAELAPADWQEVPPTLTPPVAADARCEWVESRPAAGSKPQRIAAAAWSGRVVWFTMNGPWDQPGRTGRAGQSADWVAGAVNVVILAALLVLGVYLVRRNLRSGRGDRRGALRVAAIIGLSQIVAWIFTARLPASLSGYSGWIFAGLALALGQAGFVWAVYLGTEPYIRRRWPTVLIGWSRLLAGRWRDPLVGRDVLAGTILGLGIWLFNAVSAALPAWLNMTDSAATLHEPRVFVTTAAAGMGWLSNLPVLALSNGVFIVGILFVLRLLLRSDWLAAVAVTLLIVVPQLFAGGDLLLAPLGFAVVLLLAMALVRWGLLTFVVCLLVNNLEPAAPVLAAAGCWVPWQGWLGVAVVAALAAYGFRVALGRQKLLPSLDE comes from the coding sequence ATGCCGCAATGCCCTGTCTGCCGCGCTGATGTGACTGGAACCGCCGGGAGCTGCCCATCGTGTGGCATCTCGTTCGACGACCGGTTGCGCGATGCCGAAGAGGCGGGGCTGGCCGCCACCCTGTCCCCTGTGCCTTATTCGTCGGGGAGCCGCCCGTCCCGGTCAGCCGGCGGCACGAAGACGCCGGTGGACCCTGGATTCGCTCCGGGCACCGTGTTCGCCGACCGGTATCGGATCGTGACCCGGCTGGGCGTGGGGGGCATGGGCGAGGTGTACCAGGCCGACGATTTAAAGCTGGGCCAGACGGTGGCCCTGAAGTTCCTGGCCCGCGACCTGGAGGCCAACCCGCGGCTGCTGGAACTGTTCCGGTCCGAAGTGCGGCTGGCTCGCGAAGTGACCCATCCCAACGTTTGCCGCGTCCACGACATCGGTGAAGCCGAGGGACGCCACTTCCTGACCATGGAGCGGGTCGACGGCGAGGATCTCGGATCACTGCTCAAGCGGATCGGGCGGCTGCCGGGCGAAAAGGCGCTCCAGGTGGCGCGGCAGCTCTGCGCTGGCCTGGCGGCGGCCCACGACCAGGGCGTTTTGCACCGCGACCTGAAGCCGGCCAACATCATGCTGGACGGCCGGGGCACCGTGCGGATCACCGATTTCGGCCTCGCCCTCCTGGCAGGTGAGTGTGACCGCGAGGTGGCCGGCACGCCGGCCTACATGGCGCCGGAGCTGTTCGACGGCCAGGCGGCCACCGTTCGGAGCGACATCTACGCGTTGGGCCTTGTGCTTTACGAGGTGTTCACAGGCCACCGCGCATTCGACGGGAAGACGTACCTGGACATGCGACGGCAGCAGGCCGAGAATACGCCCTCAACCCCGTCCGCGCTGGTACCGGATCTGGATCCGGCGGTGGAGCGCGTCATCGCCCGCTGCATGGACAAGGATCCGGCGCTCCGGCAGGCATCGGTGGCCCAGGTGGCGGCGGCGCTGCCCGGCGGCGATCCGCTGGTCGCGGCACTGGCCGCCGGCGAGACGCCGTCGCCCGAATTGGTGGCCGCCGCCGGCGAGACGGGCACGATCCGGCCGCGGAAGGCGTGGATCGCCCTGGCCGGAATCGCGCTGGCCCTGGTCGCGGCCGCGCTGCTCTGGCCGCTGAGCAGCAGCCACGGCCTGGCCCGCCTGGTCATGGGGCCCGAAGCGCTGGCCGGCCGCTGCCGCGACATCGCCCGCACGCTCGGCTACGATACGCCGGGGGATCAGGCGGCGTGGTTCGAGACGGAGCGGGCGTTCATCGACCTCCACCTTCAGGCAGGACCGTCCACGATCCAGCGGCGCACGCTGCCGGAGTCGCGTCCCGGAACCGTGACGCTGCACTATCGGGAGACGCCCCGCGCGTTCGAACTGCCGGCCTTCCTGACCCGGGTCAGCGACGTCCAGCCGCCCCACACGGATCCCGGCATGGTGGACGTGCAGGTCGATGGCCGGGGCCGGCTGATGCGGTTCCGGGCGGTGCCGCCGTCCCGGACGGAACCCCCCGCGCCGGTGAAACCGGCGGATTGGGCCGTTCTCTTTCGGCAGGCGGAATTGGCTCCGGCGGATTGGCAGGAAGTTCCGCCCACTTTGACACCGCCGGTGGCGGCCGACGCACGCTGCGAGTGGGTCGAGAGCCGGCCGGCCGCCGGGTCGAAGCCGCAGCGGATTGCGGCCGCCGCCTGGTCCGGCCGGGTGGTTTGGTTCACGATGAATGGCCCGTGGGATCAGCCGGGCCGGACGGGTCGCGCCGGGCAGTCCGCCGACTGGGTGGCCGGCGCGGTGAACGTCGTGATCCTCGCGGCGCTGCTGGTGCTGGGCGTGTATCTGGTCCGGCGCAACCTGCGGTCGGGACGGGGCGACCGCCGGGGCGCGCTCCGGGTGGCGGCGATCATCGGGCTTTCCCAGATCGTGGCCTGGATATTCACCGCCCGCCTGCCGGCCTCGCTGAGCGGCTACTCGGGCTGGATCTTCGCCGGTCTGGCGCTGGCCCTGGGGCAGGCCGGTTTCGTCTGGGCGGTGTACCTGGGGACCGAGCCGTACATCCGGCGGCGGTGGCCCACGGTGCTCATCGGCTGGTCGCGGCTGCTGGCGGGTCGCTGGCGCGATCCCCTCGTGGGGCGGGATGTCCTGGCGGGAACCATCCTGGGGCTCGGGATCTGGCTGTTCAACGCCGTCAGCGCCGCGCTCCCCGCCTGGCTGAACATGACCGACTCGGCCGCCACCTTGCATGAACCGCGGGTCTTCGTGACCACCGCCGCCGCGGGGATGGGCTGGCTGTCGAACCTGCCGGTGCTGGCGCTGTCCAACGGCGTGTTCATCGTGGGCATTCTGTTCGTTCTGCGGCTGCTGCTCCGGAGCGACTGGCTGGCCGCCGTCGCCGTCACGCTGCTGATCGTCGTGCCTCAGTTGTTCGCGGGCGGCGATCTTCTCCTGGCGCCGCTCGGTTTTGCGGTGGTGCTGCTGCTGGCCATGGCGCTGGTGCGTTGGGGGTTGCTGACTTTCGTCGTGTGCCTGCTGGTGAACAACCTCGAGCCGGCGGCGCCGGTGCTGGCGGCGGCGGGGTGCTGGGTCCCGTGGCAGGGCTGGCTGGGCGTGGCGGTGGTCGCGGCCTTGGCCGCCTACGGCTTCCGGGTCGCCCTGGGCCGCCAGAAGCTGCTCCCGTCGCTGGATGAATGA